The Peribacillus sp. FSL E2-0218 genome contains a region encoding:
- a CDS encoding GDSL-type esterase/lipase family protein, whose translation MKKLTGLLMIVLIICFVVYEFQQAGASNRVQRVMAFGDSLTYGKGDKHGEGYVKGLREELNNPESDQKVSFWNYGIKGQETDGVLEQLDDYRIHTKLDKADTFIVYIGTNDFINSNGGDLTEINDRKIDEGKREYIRHLKRITETLLKENDKADILVVGLYNPIIGNRKIEKHIQDYNQSIKDVVKKDERMVFIPTDDLFKKKKKADYFSDEIHPNEKGYRLITNRILASYDFK comes from the coding sequence ATGAAAAAATTAACTGGATTATTAATGATTGTCCTCATTATTTGTTTTGTCGTATATGAATTTCAGCAGGCTGGGGCGTCGAACCGTGTACAGCGGGTCATGGCTTTTGGCGATTCTTTAACATACGGTAAGGGAGATAAGCATGGGGAAGGCTATGTAAAAGGCTTAAGGGAAGAACTAAACAATCCTGAGTCGGATCAAAAAGTCAGCTTTTGGAATTATGGGATTAAAGGGCAGGAAACGGATGGCGTCCTCGAACAGCTCGATGATTACCGAATCCATACAAAACTCGATAAAGCGGACACTTTCATCGTCTATATCGGCACGAATGACTTCATCAATAGTAACGGCGGCGACTTGACCGAAATAAACGATCGGAAAATCGACGAGGGCAAGCGGGAATACATCAGGCATCTAAAACGGATCACGGAAACACTTTTAAAGGAAAATGATAAGGCCGATATCCTGGTAGTGGGCCTGTATAACCCGATCATTGGCAACCGAAAGATCGAAAAGCACATTCAGGATTATAACCAATCAATCAAGGATGTAGTGAAAAAGGACGAAAGGATGGTATTCATTCCCACCGATGATTTGTTTAAAAAGAAAAAGAAAGCCGATTATTTCAGTGATGAAATTCACCCCAATGAAAAAGGATATAGGCTCATCACAAATCGGATACTGGCAAGCTACGACTTCAAATGA
- a CDS encoding GNAT family N-acetyltransferase, whose protein sequence is MNEYIQFREAELSDLPKIVEIYNSTIASRMVTADTDPISVQSRVKWFEEHNSESRPLYIITFEGQTAGWMSFQSFYGRPAYNATAEISIYIDDYFRGKGIGKVSIQQAIEVSPKLGVKTLLGFIFAHNLPSMKLFSKFGFEEWAHLPQVAELDGVERDLVILGKRIEA, encoded by the coding sequence ATGAACGAGTACATACAATTCAGAGAGGCTGAATTATCGGATTTGCCTAAAATTGTGGAAATTTACAATTCCACAATTGCCTCCAGAATGGTCACCGCAGATACGGACCCGATATCTGTACAATCGAGGGTTAAATGGTTTGAGGAGCATAATTCAGAAAGCAGACCGCTATATATCATTACTTTTGAAGGACAAACCGCAGGATGGATGAGCTTTCAATCTTTCTATGGAAGGCCCGCCTACAATGCTACGGCGGAAATCAGCATCTATATCGATGATTATTTCCGGGGAAAAGGAATCGGAAAGGTTTCGATTCAACAGGCGATTGAAGTAAGCCCAAAATTAGGGGTGAAGACTCTATTAGGTTTCATATTTGCTCATAATTTACCTAGCATGAAGCTTTTCTCCAAATTTGGTTTTGAAGAATGGGCGCACTTACCGCAAGTTGCCGAGCTCGATGGCGTTGAACGGGATTTGGTCATCCTTGGTAAACGTATAGAAGCATGA
- a CDS encoding Fur-regulated basic protein FbpA, whose product MAEVFKWIEQRKALLIEELLAKGVYKTSDERHLYDAPLKVLEDEYKIVINRSDSESPTEWMT is encoded by the coding sequence ATGGCAGAAGTATTTAAGTGGATCGAACAGAGGAAGGCGTTGCTGATAGAAGAGCTATTGGCGAAGGGTGTATACAAAACCTCTGATGAAAGGCACCTTTATGATGCCCCTTTAAAAGTATTGGAAGATGAATATAAGATCGTTATAAATAGGTCTGATAGCGAGTCTCCTACAGAATGGATGACATAG
- a CDS encoding DinB family protein yields the protein MNQNEKTREELLNAVNGLSDEQLNAHPEEGRWSIIQVLDHLYLMERAITKSIADKLQSDEKVPAADKPIELTVNREVKVEAPSYVVPSESFQTLQEVKDKLAESRAALVQLVDSADEKDLEEKSFPHPLFKDLSLKQWIPFVGLHEKRHLLQIEELKSKL from the coding sequence ATGAATCAAAATGAAAAAACCAGGGAAGAACTTCTGAATGCAGTCAATGGGCTTTCGGATGAACAGCTGAATGCCCATCCTGAAGAAGGACGTTGGAGCATTATCCAAGTATTGGATCATTTATATTTAATGGAGCGGGCCATCACAAAGAGCATTGCCGATAAATTGCAAAGTGATGAGAAAGTTCCAGCAGCGGACAAACCGATTGAGCTTACTGTAAATCGTGAAGTGAAGGTAGAAGCGCCTTCATATGTCGTTCCGTCGGAATCATTCCAAACCTTGCAAGAAGTCAAGGATAAATTGGCCGAGTCACGTGCCGCATTGGTACAACTTGTCGACAGCGCAGATGAAAAGGACCTTGAGGAAAAGTCATTTCCTCATCCGTTATTCAAGGATTTAAGTTTGAAGCAATGGATACCGTTCGTGGGATTGCATGAAAAAAGGCATTTACTGCAAATCGAAGAGCTAAAATCTAAATTATAA
- a CDS encoding aspartyl-phosphate phosphatase Spo0E family protein — protein sequence MTAKITHFYHSKIVDFNYEFHYDGKCKNIEYMGGVYKLLSKKVTPERIEEKRQEMMELANIFGINSLLTIQASQELDILLNALTKNRKAEYSGNS from the coding sequence TTGACCGCTAAAATAACACATTTTTACCACTCGAAAATAGTTGATTTTAACTACGAGTTTCATTATGATGGAAAGTGTAAAAATATTGAATATATGGGAGGTGTATATAAATTGCTTTCCAAAAAGGTTACCCCTGAAAGAATAGAAGAGAAGAGACAAGAGATGATGGAGTTGGCAAATATTTTTGGTATAAACAGTCTTCTGACGATTCAAGCTAGTCAAGAATTGGATATCCTTTTAAACGCGTTAACGAAGAATAGGAAAGCTGAATATTCAGGAAATTCCTAG